One Ignavibacteriota bacterium genomic window carries:
- a CDS encoding BatA domain-containing protein, translating to MTFLNPLVLFGTLAAAIPVILHLLNLRKLRTIEFSTLRFLKELQQTKIRKLKIRQLLLLIIRTLLVLLLVLAFARPAFRGTLLGTIGGNAHSSVVFIVDDSFSMSASDERGELLKQSKENILKLIDLLTEGDEVFLLKLSDLPDATISPATHDFRSLRKIVSDISISSVTRPLNDAIRLSSKLLSESKNANKEVYVISDMQQTLFTEMLAPQNQPSQSLFDVNVKFFLINLGTSASANVAIDSVEVKTTLVEKDKPVNVFTSIRNFSGNVQQNYVVSVFLEGVRVAQNSVRLDPWSSATLDFSLTPKKSGFVKGYVELETDAVEQDNRRYFTIHVPEKISVAVVSNSQNESRFPMLALRSGDNQEGHALFDIKQTTAKDFQFLDINKFDVLVVSFPDGLTLSSVGKIKNFVSGGGGLVLYPSSNYQQDEISRALLTSLSIPQVERVVGSEQSTSSLSFKEIDYDHPLFATVFEKNQTTSAQNKLNVESPSILKTLARTVGKEAHMIISLSDGSAFFSEHNLGSGKILFYSAAPTLSWSDFPVKGIFVPLMYRSVVYTSSRGKTQYSFTTGDEPVVNLQNVPLALMSGTFKLNSPDGMEELVSQSSENTKQSGTQRQGSGLSIGLKKLTQSGFYQLNNQNELLTIIAVNTNKNESDGRKIESDALAKFWKQFGIESAAITTLDKPEDVQITVTQSRFGVELWKHCLALALMLALLEMFIARDSRKETQQMFAAAQQG from the coding sequence ATGACTTTTCTTAATCCCCTTGTTCTCTTTGGGACACTTGCTGCGGCAATTCCCGTTATTCTCCATTTATTGAACCTTCGGAAACTCAGAACCATCGAATTCAGCACATTACGGTTTTTGAAGGAATTACAACAGACGAAAATACGAAAACTGAAAATCCGGCAATTGTTGTTGCTGATTATTCGAACGCTGTTGGTTTTGTTGTTGGTATTGGCATTTGCACGACCTGCATTTCGGGGGACATTGCTCGGAACCATCGGAGGGAATGCTCATTCCTCAGTAGTATTTATTGTTGATGATTCATTTAGCATGAGTGCGTCCGATGAACGGGGCGAATTGCTCAAGCAATCAAAAGAGAATATCCTGAAGTTGATTGACTTACTGACTGAAGGTGATGAGGTCTTTCTCCTGAAACTTTCCGATTTGCCGGACGCTACAATTTCACCTGCCACGCACGATTTCCGTTCGCTCAGAAAGATTGTAAGTGACATTTCAATTTCATCCGTAACTCGTCCGTTGAATGATGCAATTCGGCTCTCCTCGAAATTGCTGTCCGAGTCGAAGAATGCTAACAAGGAAGTTTATGTCATCAGCGACATGCAACAGACCCTGTTCACAGAAATGCTTGCGCCTCAGAATCAACCTTCACAATCATTGTTTGATGTAAATGTAAAATTCTTCCTTATCAATCTTGGAACGAGTGCTTCTGCAAATGTGGCGATTGATTCTGTTGAAGTGAAAACCACACTTGTCGAAAAAGATAAACCGGTGAATGTATTTACCTCCATCAGAAACTTTAGCGGCAATGTTCAGCAGAATTATGTTGTGAGTGTGTTTCTTGAAGGAGTACGTGTGGCGCAAAACAGCGTGCGGCTTGACCCATGGAGTTCGGCAACACTTGATTTTTCACTCACACCAAAAAAATCCGGTTTTGTTAAAGGATATGTTGAGTTAGAAACTGATGCAGTCGAACAAGACAACCGCCGTTACTTCACCATTCATGTTCCTGAAAAAATATCTGTCGCAGTTGTTTCCAATTCTCAAAACGAAAGCAGGTTCCCCATGCTCGCGCTTCGTTCGGGAGATAATCAGGAAGGACATGCGCTGTTCGACATCAAACAAACGACAGCAAAAGATTTTCAATTTCTTGATATAAATAAGTTCGATGTTCTTGTTGTGTCGTTTCCTGATGGATTGACGTTGAGCAGTGTTGGTAAAATAAAGAACTTTGTTTCAGGCGGCGGCGGATTAGTACTCTACCCATCATCGAATTATCAGCAAGATGAAATAAGCAGAGCATTACTTACTTCGCTCTCGATTCCACAGGTTGAACGAGTTGTAGGGAGCGAGCAGTCAACCTCGTCGCTTTCTTTCAAGGAAATTGATTATGACCACCCGTTGTTTGCAACAGTCTTTGAAAAGAACCAAACAACATCAGCCCAAAATAAATTGAATGTGGAATCTCCTTCGATTCTGAAAACATTGGCTCGTACGGTAGGAAAAGAAGCGCACATGATTATCTCTCTGAGTGATGGTTCAGCATTTTTCTCCGAACATAATCTTGGAAGCGGAAAGATATTATTCTACTCAGCCGCGCCAACACTCTCTTGGTCTGATTTTCCGGTGAAGGGAATTTTTGTGCCGTTGATGTATCGCTCGGTTGTTTATACTTCATCGAGGGGAAAAACTCAATACTCGTTTACAACCGGTGATGAACCGGTAGTAAATCTGCAAAACGTTCCGCTCGCGTTGATGTCTGGAACATTTAAGTTGAATTCCCCCGACGGAATGGAAGAATTGGTTTCGCAATCGAGTGAAAATACAAAGCAGTCAGGTACGCAACGACAAGGTTCAGGGTTATCAATCGGGTTGAAAAAATTGACACAATCGGGATTTTATCAACTCAATAATCAAAACGAATTGCTAACCATTATAGCAGTCAATACAAACAAGAATGAATCGGATGGAAGAAAAATTGAATCGGATGCACTGGCTAAATTCTGGAAGCAGTTCGGCATAGAATCAGCAGCCATTACAACGCTTGATAAACCGGAAGATGTTCAAATAACAGTAACTCAATCTCGTTTCGGTGTCGAGTTGTGGAAGCATTGTCTCGCTCTTGCGCTGATGCTTGCATTACTTGAAATGTTCATCGCACGCGATAGCAGGAAAGAAACGCAACAAATGTTTGCGGCGGCGCAACAAGGATAA
- a CDS encoding response regulator, producing MDNQHKVLVVDDEEALRTVLSGELVNEGYKVGTAADGDEAIAIIKQEQFDIVLLDIKMPKVDGFEVLKFIKKDYPAIKVIMLTAFADLKNAIESKKLGAEDFISKPYDLVDLLTTIERVLGE from the coding sequence ATGGATAATCAACATAAGGTCTTAGTAGTTGACGACGAAGAAGCTCTCCGTACAGTGTTGAGCGGTGAGTTAGTAAATGAAGGCTACAAAGTCGGTACCGCGGCGGACGGAGATGAAGCCATTGCAATCATCAAACAAGAACAGTTTGATATTGTTTTATTGGATATCAAAATGCCAAAAGTCGATGGCTTTGAAGTACTCAAATTTATTAAAAAGGATTATCCCGCAATCAAAGTTATTATGCTTACCGCCTTTGCAGATTTGAAAAATGCTATTGAATCAAAGAAACTTGGCGCAGAAGATTTTATCAGCAAGCCGTACGACCTTGTGGATTTACTCACCACAATCGAACGTGTGTTAGGGGAGTAA
- a CDS encoding sigma-54-dependent Fis family transcriptional regulator: MPQRFNILIVDDEASLTKLLREELQERETFEVDLAFDGVEAINLIQKKLYDVVLLDFKMPRVDGKEVLKFVQEHSPSSQTIIISNFADIQLAVEMTKLGAIDVLGKPFDINQLEQKIERAIEHKKLAIDNKLLQEELERKAGTSEIIGNSKAVVDILLYGKRVAESDSVVLILGPSGTGKELIANFIHKNSPRVHYPFVPVNCSSIPDSLLESELFGHEKGAFTNAYTAKPGLVEVANGGTLFLDEVGDISQTVQPKLLRFLENGTFRRVGGTNELKANVRVLSATNKNLQEEARAGRFREDLLYRLNVFTLRMPALKDHVEDIPLLVDFFLQKKSKTKQPKQLSKEALNAMMMYNWPGNVRELEHVIERAIILSSGEIIEQHDLHLTDQQPEQGTKTFSLDDMEKEHIEKVLKIFKGNRAKASEALGISQKTLYTKIKEYEISVE, translated from the coding sequence TTGCCGCAACGGTTTAACATACTCATTGTCGATGATGAGGCATCATTAACGAAACTTCTACGGGAGGAACTTCAGGAACGGGAAACCTTCGAGGTTGACCTCGCCTTCGATGGTGTTGAAGCCATCAACCTTATTCAAAAAAAATTATACGATGTTGTTCTTTTAGATTTCAAAATGCCCCGCGTTGATGGCAAGGAAGTCTTAAAATTTGTCCAGGAACATTCTCCCTCCTCCCAAACAATTATTATCTCCAATTTTGCTGACATTCAATTAGCAGTCGAGATGACCAAACTCGGCGCTATTGATGTTTTGGGGAAACCATTCGATATCAATCAACTTGAACAAAAAATCGAACGGGCAATCGAGCATAAAAAGCTTGCCATTGACAATAAACTTCTTCAGGAAGAACTCGAACGGAAAGCAGGGACATCTGAAATTATCGGTAATAGTAAAGCAGTGGTTGACATATTACTCTACGGTAAACGAGTTGCGGAAAGTGATTCTGTTGTGCTCATTTTGGGACCGAGCGGAACCGGGAAAGAACTAATTGCAAATTTTATCCATAAGAACAGCCCGCGCGTTCATTATCCTTTTGTGCCGGTGAATTGTTCCTCCATTCCTGATTCGCTCCTTGAAAGCGAATTGTTCGGGCATGAAAAAGGAGCGTTCACAAACGCGTATACAGCCAAGCCGGGACTTGTTGAAGTCGCCAATGGCGGAACGTTGTTTCTTGATGAAGTTGGTGACATCAGTCAGACGGTTCAACCGAAATTGCTTCGCTTTTTAGAAAATGGGACATTTCGCCGCGTTGGAGGAACGAATGAATTGAAAGCGAACGTCAGGGTTCTCTCGGCAACAAATAAAAACCTTCAGGAAGAAGCGCGTGCTGGAAGATTCAGGGAAGATTTATTGTACCGATTGAATGTTTTCACACTTCGTATGCCCGCATTAAAAGACCATGTCGAAGATATTCCCTTACTCGTGGATTTCTTTCTTCAAAAGAAATCAAAAACAAAACAACCGAAGCAACTCAGCAAGGAAGCATTAAACGCGATGATGATGTATAATTGGCCCGGGAATGTTCGTGAACTTGAGCATGTCATCGAGCGGGCAATTATACTTTCGAGCGGAGAAATCATCGAACAACACGACCTCCATCTTACCGACCAACAACCGGAACAGGGAACCAAAACCTTTTCGCTCGATGATATGGAAAAGGAACACATCGAAAAAGTTTTAAAAATTTTCAAGGGCAATCGTGCGAAAGCATCGGAAGCCCTTGGTATTAGTCAGAAAACTTTATACACGAAAATAAAAGAGTACGAAATTTCTGTAGAATAA